In Streptomyces sp. DG2A-72, one genomic interval encodes:
- a CDS encoding 2-hydroxyacid dehydrogenase — protein MTADVWLPIPPEEIEGLPEGPNYRYWNGGEDFPADPADCVYYVVPYMKAPEIGQRPLPEMTSLQVVQTLSAGIDHVEPGLRHLRSGVRLCNARGVHEASTAELTLTLILASLRGVPDFVRAQDRGEWLGGFRPALADKNVLIVGYGSIGAAIEDRLAPFELARVARVARSERTTARGLVHPLTELPALLPEADVVILSTPLTENTRHLVNSDFLARMKDGALLVNVARGAVVDTKALLAELESRRITAALDVTDPEPLPREHPLWHAPGVLISPHVGGPTSAFLPRAKRLLTDQLSRFMNHEPLRNVILTTGATGIRATDAASAQEPDETGV, from the coding sequence ATGACTGCTGACGTGTGGCTGCCCATCCCGCCGGAAGAGATCGAAGGGCTCCCGGAAGGGCCGAACTACCGCTACTGGAACGGTGGCGAGGACTTCCCCGCGGACCCTGCCGACTGCGTCTACTACGTGGTGCCCTATATGAAGGCGCCCGAGATCGGGCAGCGCCCGCTGCCCGAGATGACGTCCCTCCAGGTCGTGCAGACCCTGTCCGCCGGCATCGACCACGTCGAGCCGGGGCTGAGGCATCTGCGTTCCGGCGTACGGCTGTGCAACGCGCGCGGGGTGCACGAGGCGAGCACCGCCGAGCTCACGCTCACCCTGATCCTCGCCTCGCTGCGCGGTGTCCCCGACTTCGTGCGGGCGCAGGACCGGGGCGAGTGGCTCGGCGGGTTCCGGCCGGCGCTGGCCGACAAGAACGTGCTCATCGTGGGATACGGCTCGATCGGCGCCGCCATCGAGGACCGGCTCGCGCCTTTTGAGCTCGCGCGGGTGGCGCGCGTCGCGCGCTCTGAGCGCACCACGGCGCGCGGCCTGGTGCACCCGCTCACCGAACTGCCCGCCCTGCTGCCCGAGGCGGACGTCGTCATCCTGTCCACGCCCCTGACCGAAAACACCCGCCACCTGGTCAACTCCGACTTCCTGGCCCGGATGAAGGACGGCGCGCTCCTCGTCAACGTCGCCCGCGGCGCGGTCGTCGACACCAAGGCCCTGCTCGCCGAACTGGAGAGCCGTCGCATCACCGCCGCCCTCGACGTCACCGACCCCGAACCGCTGCCCCGCGAACACCCCCTGTGGCACGCGCCCGGCGTGCTCATCAGCCCCCACGTCGGCGGGCCCACATCCGCCTTCCTGCCGCGCGCCAAGCGGCTTCTCACGGACCAGTTGAGCCGTTTCATGAACCATGAGCCGCTGCGGAACGTGATCCTTACGACAGGCGCGACCGGCATACGCGCGACGGATGCCGCGAGCGCACAGGAGCCGGACGAAACGGGCGTGTAA
- a CDS encoding sorbosone dehydrogenase family protein, which translates to MTSRTRRVEGTMIVQRRAVAAVLAAATLLLTAGCSSDDGGSGSSGGEESASAGGTSPQSSPSGQAAEATPPAKGSVKVVRTVTEDLSTPWGLAPLPDGDLLVSSRDEATVTRVDTETGKKTELGEVPGVSPAGEGGLMGLALSPDYASDHMIYAYFTSASDNRIVRMLYEEGKPSGEQLGAPNTIFRGIPKGFIHNGGRIAFGPDKMLYAGTGESGEEGLSQDQDSLGGKILRLTPEGDPAPGNPFSNSPVYSYGHRNVQGLAWDSKQRLFAAEFGQNTWDELNAIKPGDNYGWPEAEGKSDNSAYHNPIAQWGTEDASPSGIAYAEGSVWMAGLRGERLWRIPLKGTEASADPQAFLEGEYGRLRTVVSAGGDKLWLVTSETDGRGSPSGGDDRILEVQVK; encoded by the coding sequence ATGACAAGTAGAACTCGCCGCGTCGAAGGGACCATGATCGTGCAACGTCGAGCTGTGGCGGCCGTATTGGCCGCCGCCACACTCCTGCTGACGGCCGGCTGCTCCTCCGACGACGGAGGCTCGGGATCGTCGGGCGGCGAGGAGAGCGCTTCAGCGGGTGGTACGAGCCCGCAGTCATCGCCCTCGGGACAGGCCGCCGAGGCCACCCCGCCCGCGAAGGGCTCGGTGAAGGTCGTGCGCACGGTCACCGAGGACCTGAGCACCCCGTGGGGCCTGGCCCCGCTCCCCGACGGCGACCTGCTGGTCTCCTCACGCGACGAGGCCACGGTCACCCGGGTCGACACGGAGACGGGCAAGAAGACCGAGCTGGGCGAGGTGCCCGGGGTGTCCCCGGCGGGAGAGGGCGGCCTCATGGGCCTCGCGCTCTCCCCGGACTACGCCTCGGACCACATGATCTACGCGTACTTCACCTCGGCCTCGGACAACCGCATCGTCCGCATGCTGTACGAGGAGGGGAAACCGTCCGGCGAACAGCTCGGCGCGCCCAACACGATCTTCCGGGGCATCCCCAAGGGCTTCATCCACAATGGCGGCCGGATCGCCTTCGGCCCGGACAAGATGCTGTACGCGGGCACGGGCGAGAGCGGTGAGGAAGGGCTGTCCCAGGACCAGGACTCCCTGGGCGGCAAGATCCTCCGCCTGACCCCGGAGGGCGACCCGGCACCGGGCAACCCGTTCTCGAACTCGCCCGTGTACTCCTACGGCCACCGCAATGTGCAGGGCCTTGCCTGGGACTCCAAACAGCGGCTGTTCGCCGCGGAGTTCGGCCAGAACACCTGGGACGAGCTGAACGCGATCAAGCCGGGCGACAACTACGGCTGGCCGGAGGCCGAGGGCAAGTCCGACAACTCCGCCTACCACAACCCCATAGCCCAGTGGGGCACGGAGGACGCCTCCCCCAGCGGCATCGCCTACGCCGAGGGCTCCGTCTGGATGGCGGGCCTGAGGGGCGAACGCCTGTGGCGCATCCCCCTCAAGGGCACGGAGGCCTCGGCCGACCCCCAGGCCTTCCTCGAAGGCGAGTACGGCCGGCTGCGCACAGTGGTCTCGGCGGGCGGCGACAAGCTGTGGCTGGTGACCAGTGAGACCGACGGGCGCGGTTCCCCGTCCGGCGGCGACGACCGGATCCTGGAGGTGCAGGTGAAGTAG
- a CDS encoding bifunctional diguanylate cyclase/phosphodiesterase — MTSPLPTTTTLDGALRAQRPTRALLTRPPSSGGASSPVLQLSLALVCAGYAVGSALGWGSHQVALIMGDFGLSAAAAAAAVSCFLYARSRRIRFRPAWLLFALSSAMAALGNLVWGWYEVVLGQPVPSPSYANLFFLCFAPPAIVGLLVLAKRPVTKAGWVCLGLDAWLIGGSLLTLSWSLALAQAAKSEGSSVAHTALSLAYPLMDIALVSMVLALHFRRSSGNRTAVNTAIGALALTVMCDALFTSPLLHYTYRSGQLLDAGWFAGSLLLAYAPWAAPRHGQPEDEGHTRVVHEHLPGQRGGGHHHTPPQGGDHSRYPAARPIAGSLAALTPYLAAAVCTLGILYNVLNGRSVDRVVLLTGGTVVLALVVRQGIMLLDNITLTQELAQKENHFRSLVQGSSDVIMIAAPNGILRYVSPAAAGVYGRPAEDLVGTELADLIHPEDLGCVVHEVRRFLAASPLEEPTTRIECRFKAGGGGWLNVESTVNRHHGGLIFNSRDVTERVRLQAQLQHNAEHDPLTDLPNRALFTQRVQQALSGRRASDRGAALAGTAVLFIDLDGFKAVNDTIGHQAGDELLVQAARRLQDGVRQGDTAARLGGDEFAALIVGDGTRDRASRERHILELADRLRVTLSQPYLIDGNDVRVNASIGVAFAEAGLGAGEIQRNADLAMYRAKAAGKGRVELYAPQMQQDVVRKAELATRLRAALHDGEFALLHQPVVCLENGRITSVAAQARWRSSQGVLFTPAEFLRVAEDSDKTQELGRWVLEEAVEQAAERAATGSAVPVTVRVSARRLLDRSMPLGSIEALLTRHGLPSGALVIELADTDPRVSLDELERRLGVLHRLGVRIALDGFGSGYGAITALRRLPVDVLKLDRSLVEGVVESARLHKITSGLLRIAGDLGLQSVADGVDLPEQVVALRAMGCTHGQGMAFSGPLDEYRLRRALASGHYPVPHGPAEPAFAGGVREPQWRPGGERTMEGASGVYTGGVPAVLGGGSALRSHNETPVPPP; from the coding sequence GTGACCTCGCCGCTGCCCACCACGACCACCCTCGACGGAGCGCTGCGCGCGCAGCGCCCGACGCGGGCGCTGCTGACCCGGCCACCGTCCTCCGGCGGCGCGTCGAGCCCGGTCCTCCAACTGTCACTGGCCCTGGTGTGCGCGGGATACGCCGTCGGTTCCGCGCTCGGCTGGGGCTCACACCAAGTCGCGCTGATCATGGGCGACTTCGGTCTGAGCGCCGCGGCGGCCGCCGCGGCCGTGTCCTGCTTTCTCTATGCCCGAAGCCGGCGCATCCGGTTTCGGCCCGCCTGGCTGCTGTTCGCACTCTCCTCGGCGATGGCAGCCCTCGGCAACCTGGTCTGGGGGTGGTACGAGGTGGTCCTCGGACAGCCCGTGCCCAGCCCCAGCTACGCCAACCTGTTCTTCCTCTGCTTCGCACCGCCCGCCATCGTGGGCCTGCTGGTCCTCGCCAAACGGCCGGTGACGAAGGCGGGCTGGGTCTGCCTGGGCCTCGACGCCTGGCTGATCGGCGGCTCGCTGCTGACGCTGTCGTGGAGCCTCGCGCTCGCCCAGGCGGCGAAGTCCGAGGGATCGAGCGTGGCGCACACCGCGCTGTCGCTGGCCTACCCGCTGATGGACATCGCCCTGGTCAGCATGGTGCTCGCGCTGCACTTCCGGCGCTCCTCGGGGAACCGCACCGCCGTGAACACCGCGATCGGCGCGCTCGCCCTGACCGTGATGTGCGACGCCCTGTTCACCTCACCGCTGCTGCACTACACCTACCGTTCCGGCCAGTTGCTGGACGCGGGGTGGTTCGCCGGCTCGCTGCTCCTGGCGTACGCCCCCTGGGCCGCACCGCGGCACGGGCAACCGGAGGACGAGGGGCACACGCGCGTGGTGCACGAGCACCTGCCCGGACAGCGTGGCGGCGGCCACCACCACACACCTCCGCAGGGAGGTGATCACAGCCGGTATCCGGCCGCCCGGCCCATCGCCGGTTCGCTGGCCGCCCTCACGCCGTATCTCGCCGCCGCGGTCTGCACCCTGGGGATCCTCTACAACGTCCTCAACGGCCGCAGCGTCGACCGCGTGGTGCTCCTCACCGGCGGCACGGTCGTGCTCGCCCTCGTGGTGCGCCAGGGCATCATGCTGCTCGACAACATCACCCTCACCCAGGAACTGGCGCAGAAGGAGAACCACTTCCGCTCCCTGGTGCAGGGCTCCAGCGACGTCATCATGATCGCCGCACCCAACGGCATCCTCCGGTACGTCTCCCCGGCCGCCGCCGGGGTCTACGGCCGCCCCGCCGAGGACCTCGTGGGTACGGAACTGGCCGATCTCATCCACCCGGAGGATCTGGGCTGCGTGGTGCACGAGGTGCGCCGCTTCCTCGCCGCCAGCCCGCTCGAAGAACCCACTACGCGCATCGAGTGCCGCTTCAAGGCCGGCGGTGGGGGCTGGCTCAATGTCGAGTCCACCGTCAACCGCCACCACGGCGGCCTCATCTTCAACAGCCGGGACGTGACCGAAAGAGTGCGCCTGCAGGCGCAGCTCCAGCACAACGCCGAACACGACCCGCTCACCGACCTGCCCAACCGCGCCCTGTTCACCCAGCGCGTCCAGCAGGCCCTGTCCGGCCGTCGCGCCTCCGACCGGGGCGCCGCACTCGCCGGTACGGCCGTCCTCTTCATCGACCTCGACGGCTTCAAGGCGGTCAACGACACCATCGGGCACCAGGCCGGGGACGAACTGCTCGTCCAGGCCGCCCGCAGACTCCAGGACGGCGTCCGCCAGGGCGACACCGCTGCCCGCCTGGGCGGCGACGAGTTCGCGGCCCTGATCGTCGGGGACGGCACCCGTGACCGCGCCTCCCGCGAACGTCACATACTGGAGCTCGCCGACCGCCTCAGGGTCACGCTCTCGCAGCCGTATCTCATCGACGGCAACGACGTCCGGGTCAACGCGTCCATCGGCGTGGCCTTCGCCGAGGCGGGCCTGGGCGCGGGCGAGATCCAGCGCAACGCCGACCTCGCCATGTACCGCGCCAAGGCGGCCGGCAAGGGCCGCGTGGAGTTGTACGCACCGCAGATGCAGCAGGACGTCGTACGGAAGGCGGAGCTGGCCACGCGCCTGCGGGCCGCGCTGCACGACGGCGAGTTCGCGCTGCTGCACCAGCCCGTCGTCTGTCTCGAGAACGGCCGGATCACATCGGTCGCCGCTCAGGCGCGCTGGCGATCTTCGCAGGGGGTGCTGTTCACCCCGGCCGAGTTCCTGCGGGTGGCCGAGGACAGCGACAAGACGCAGGAGCTGGGCCGCTGGGTGCTCGAGGAGGCCGTCGAGCAGGCAGCCGAGCGGGCCGCGACGGGGTCGGCCGTCCCGGTGACCGTACGGGTGAGTGCCCGGCGGCTGCTGGACCGGTCGATGCCGCTCGGCTCGATCGAGGCGCTGCTCACCCGGCACGGGCTGCCGTCCGGGGCGCTGGTGATCGAGCTGGCGGACACCGATCCGCGCGTGTCCCTGGACGAGCTGGAGCGACGTCTTGGGGTGTTGCACCGGCTGGGTGTCCGGATCGCGCTCGACGGCTTCGGCAGCGGATACGGGGCGATCACCGCGCTCAGGCGGCTCCCCGTCGACGTACTGAAACTCGACCGCTCGCTGGTCGAGGGCGTTGTCGAGTCGGCTCGGCTGCACAAGATCACCAGTGGGCTGCTGCGGATCGCCGGTGATCTGGGGCTGCAGTCAGTGGCGGACGGCGTGGACCTTCCGGAGCAGGTCGTGGCCCTGCGCGCGATGGGCTGCACACATGGGCAGGGCATGGCGTTCTCCGGTCCGCTGGACGAGTACCGGCTGCGCCGAGCGCTGGCTTCCGGCCACTATCCGGTGCCGCACGGCCCGGCCGAGCCCGCGTTCGCGGGTGGCGTGAGAGAACCGCAGTGGCGCCCCGGAGGTGAACGAACAATGGAAGGGGCCTCGGGGGTGTACACCGGTGGTGTCCCCGCTGTTCTCGGAGGCGGCAGTGCCCTTCGCTCACATAATGAGACTCCCGTCCCACCGCCTTGA
- a CDS encoding helix-turn-helix transcriptional regulator, protein MLGAVETRSVSPVFVGRGDELDMLNDALAGAAAGEPQALLIGGEAGVGKTRLVEEFATAACRQGAVVALGGCVEIGADGLPFASFSAALRALRRALPEELAAAAAGQEEELARLLPEMGETLTARATSRDDEEAMARLFELTARLLERVAADHTVVVALEDLHWADASARHLLAYLFRTLRTGRLVVLATYRSDDIHRRHPLRPLLAELDRLRTVRRIELSRFSREEVSRQIAGILAAEPDPAQVDEIFQRSDGNAFFVEELAVSAAEGSRTGLTDSLRDLLLVRVEGLPESAQRVARIVAEGGSAVEYRLLAAIAGLAEDDLIEALRAAVNANILSAAPDKDGYRFRHSLVREAVGDDLLPGERSRLNRRYAEALEVDPTLVPVDERVMRLASYWYHAHDAAKALPAVLAASVTARRRHAYSEQLRLLERAMELWDTAPEEIRATLRPVDYTEVYPPCGCDPATTPLRSLDLMAEAAVAGRLCGERERALKITKRAIRLLEDEGDSLRAAWFWNQRARLIQALGRGDGWQELATAQNLVRGLPPSEVHAEVLSSVANWSMLHNPGPDALTAAERAVEYARMVGARDIEMNARLTFGGLMIDSGDIEPGLAQVYRVKEQVATLGDVSVMGRAFVNLPSHLEGIGRSQEAVAVLQEGVDFARGLGLPDTEAWVWGNLADSLHSLGRWTEAAEAADTSERVGQSAKPRGFRAKTHALLALARGDLAEAGRQLSAARGHFGTHDNVPQLELPLVRIAIGIAVAEGRLLDARAELERVLDTGFPPGTQRYAWPLLLTAATAEADARGLSTADAGRAEILDRIRTATKTLATNVPVWQAYERWVRAELLRAEARGTPDDWSEVVAAFECLDRPYHLARVRYRLAEALLPSGGDDERDRAAELLRLAHAVADHLGARPLADATALLAQRARLALTHTPKQPLAPADPADALGLTGRERDVLRLVSAGRTNRQIAEELFISPKTASVHVSNILSKLGVSGRGEAAAVAHRLGLFPSGHEDRLAAR, encoded by the coding sequence ATGCTCGGGGCTGTGGAGACCAGGTCCGTAAGTCCCGTTTTCGTCGGCCGTGGTGACGAGCTGGACATGCTGAACGACGCGCTCGCCGGCGCCGCTGCCGGCGAGCCGCAGGCGTTACTGATCGGCGGTGAGGCCGGGGTCGGCAAGACGCGGCTCGTCGAGGAGTTCGCCACCGCGGCGTGCCGGCAGGGCGCGGTCGTCGCGCTCGGCGGCTGTGTCGAGATCGGCGCCGACGGACTGCCTTTCGCCTCCTTCTCCGCCGCCCTGCGTGCCCTGCGCCGCGCCCTGCCCGAGGAACTGGCCGCCGCGGCCGCCGGACAGGAGGAGGAACTGGCCCGGCTGCTGCCCGAGATGGGCGAGACACTCACCGCGCGGGCCACGAGCCGGGACGACGAGGAGGCCATGGCCCGCCTCTTCGAACTCACCGCCCGCCTGCTGGAGCGCGTCGCCGCCGACCACACCGTCGTCGTCGCGCTGGAGGACCTGCACTGGGCCGACGCCTCCGCCCGCCACCTCCTCGCCTACCTGTTCCGCACGCTGCGCACCGGCCGCCTCGTCGTCCTCGCCACCTACCGCTCCGACGACATCCACCGCCGCCATCCACTGCGCCCCCTGCTCGCCGAACTCGACCGGCTGCGCACGGTCCGCCGTATCGAACTCAGCCGCTTCAGCCGCGAGGAAGTGAGCCGCCAGATCGCCGGCATCCTCGCCGCCGAGCCCGACCCCGCCCAGGTCGACGAGATCTTCCAGCGCTCCGACGGCAACGCCTTCTTCGTGGAGGAACTCGCCGTCTCCGCCGCCGAGGGCTCTCGCACCGGGCTCACGGACTCCCTGCGCGATCTGCTCCTGGTCCGGGTCGAGGGCCTGCCCGAGAGCGCCCAGCGGGTCGCCCGGATCGTCGCCGAGGGCGGCTCCGCCGTGGAGTACCGGCTGCTCGCCGCCATCGCCGGGCTCGCCGAGGACGACCTGATCGAGGCGCTGCGGGCCGCCGTGAACGCCAACATCCTCAGCGCCGCCCCCGACAAGGACGGCTACCGCTTCCGCCACTCCCTGGTCCGCGAGGCCGTCGGCGACGATCTGCTGCCCGGCGAGCGCTCCCGGCTCAACCGCCGCTACGCCGAAGCCCTGGAGGTCGACCCCACGCTCGTCCCCGTCGACGAGCGCGTCATGCGCCTGGCCAGCTACTGGTACCACGCTCATGACGCCGCCAAGGCCCTGCCCGCCGTCCTCGCCGCCTCCGTCACCGCCCGCCGCCGGCACGCCTACTCCGAACAACTCCGGCTGCTGGAGCGGGCGATGGAGCTGTGGGACACCGCCCCCGAGGAGATCCGCGCCACGCTGCGCCCCGTCGACTACACCGAGGTCTATCCCCCCTGCGGCTGCGATCCCGCCACCACCCCGCTGCGCTCCCTCGACCTGATGGCCGAGGCCGCCGTCGCCGGGCGGCTGTGCGGGGAGCGGGAACGCGCCCTGAAGATCACCAAGCGGGCGATTCGGCTGCTGGAGGACGAGGGAGACTCCCTGCGCGCAGCCTGGTTCTGGAACCAGCGGGCCCGGCTGATCCAGGCCCTCGGCCGCGGCGACGGATGGCAGGAACTGGCCACCGCCCAGAACCTCGTACGCGGCCTGCCGCCCTCCGAAGTGCATGCCGAGGTCCTCTCCTCGGTCGCCAACTGGTCGATGCTGCACAACCCCGGCCCCGACGCGCTCACCGCCGCCGAACGCGCCGTGGAGTACGCCCGCATGGTCGGCGCCCGCGACATCGAGATGAACGCACGGCTGACCTTCGGCGGACTCATGATCGACTCCGGTGACATCGAGCCCGGGCTCGCCCAGGTGTACCGGGTCAAGGAGCAGGTGGCCACGCTCGGCGACGTCTCCGTGATGGGCCGCGCCTTTGTGAACCTGCCCTCCCACCTGGAAGGCATAGGCCGCTCACAGGAGGCCGTCGCCGTGCTCCAGGAAGGCGTCGATTTCGCCCGGGGACTGGGCCTGCCGGACACCGAGGCCTGGGTGTGGGGCAATCTCGCGGACTCCCTCCACTCCCTGGGCCGCTGGACCGAGGCGGCCGAAGCCGCCGACACTTCGGAGCGTGTCGGCCAGAGCGCAAAGCCCCGCGGCTTCCGCGCCAAGACGCATGCCCTGCTCGCGCTCGCCCGCGGTGACCTGGCCGAGGCCGGCCGCCAACTGTCCGCGGCCCGCGGGCACTTCGGCACCCACGACAACGTGCCCCAGCTCGAGCTGCCGCTGGTCCGCATCGCGATCGGCATCGCCGTCGCCGAGGGCCGCCTCCTCGACGCCCGCGCCGAACTCGAGCGCGTCCTGGACACCGGCTTCCCACCCGGCACCCAGCGCTACGCCTGGCCCCTGCTCCTCACCGCCGCCACCGCGGAGGCCGACGCCCGCGGCCTGTCCACCGCCGATGCGGGCCGGGCCGAGATCCTCGACCGCATCCGCACCGCCACCAAAACCTTGGCGACGAACGTCCCCGTCTGGCAGGCGTACGAACGCTGGGTCCGCGCCGAACTGCTGCGGGCCGAGGCGCGCGGCACCCCGGACGACTGGTCCGAGGTCGTCGCCGCCTTCGAATGCCTCGACCGGCCCTACCATCTCGCCCGCGTCCGGTACCGCCTCGCCGAGGCCCTGCTGCCGTCCGGCGGCGACGACGAACGTGACCGGGCCGCCGAGCTGCTCCGCCTCGCCCATGCCGTCGCCGACCACCTCGGCGCCCGCCCACTGGCCGACGCGACCGCCCTGCTCGCCCAGCGCGCCCGCCTCGCCCTGACCCACACCCCCAAGCAGCCGCTCGCCCCCGCCGACCCGGCCGACGCCCTCGGCCTCACCGGCCGGGAACGCGACGTCCTGCGCCTGGTCTCCGCCGGCCGCACCAACCGCCAGATCGCCGAGGAACTCTTCATCTCCCCGAAGACCGCCAGCGTCCACGTCTCCAACATCCTGTCCAAACTCGGCGTCTCGGGCAGGGGAGAGGCGGCGGCGGTGGCGCATCGGCTGGGGCTGTTTCCGTCGGGGCATGAGGACCGGCTCGCCGCGCGATAA
- a CDS encoding type II toxin-antitoxin system RelE/ParE family toxin: MYQIEFTERAAAQRDALPEDRRKLLERGLLRLAEDPFTTVSQAVSGEDIRIVSVAVLDQSLIDE; the protein is encoded by the coding sequence TTGTACCAGATTGAGTTCACCGAGCGTGCTGCGGCACAGCGAGATGCGCTCCCCGAGGACCGACGCAAGCTTCTGGAGCGCGGGCTCTTGAGACTCGCCGAGGACCCTTTCACGACGGTGTCGCAGGCCGTCAGCGGTGAGGACATCCGGATCGTCTCCGTGGCGGTCCTCGATCAGTCGCTCATAGACGAATAA
- a CDS encoding aldo/keto reductase → MERRTIGAAALVVGAVGLGCMPMSWAYSGSRQRGDESLRAVHRALDLGTNLLDTADMYGPFTNELLVGRVLKERREDAFVSTKVGLLVGEQHVVANGRPGYVKRACDASLRRLQTDYIDLYQLHRADPEVPVEETWGAMAELVQAGKVRALGLCAVGARSGRRPGARLHDATVRQLQRVQQVFPVSAVQAELSVWSPEALETLLPWCEARGVGFLAAMPLGNGFLTGTLTPGEGFEPDDVRARHPRFTAEMMAANQPIVAGLRRVARRHGEDITPAQVSLAWVLAQGRHAVAVPGAKQERWVAENAAAAGVGLTARDLAEVAELPGAQGSWD, encoded by the coding sequence GTGGAGCGCAGGACGATCGGCGCGGCGGCGCTCGTGGTGGGGGCCGTCGGACTCGGGTGCATGCCGATGAGCTGGGCGTACAGCGGCTCGCGGCAGCGGGGCGACGAGTCGCTCAGGGCCGTGCACCGGGCGCTCGATCTGGGCACGAACCTGCTCGACACGGCCGACATGTACGGCCCGTTCACCAATGAGCTGCTGGTGGGGCGGGTGCTGAAGGAGCGCCGCGAGGACGCCTTCGTGTCGACGAAGGTCGGCCTGCTGGTCGGCGAGCAGCACGTCGTGGCCAACGGGCGGCCGGGCTATGTGAAGCGGGCGTGCGACGCGTCGCTGCGGCGACTGCAGACCGATTACATCGACCTCTACCAGCTGCACCGAGCGGACCCGGAGGTTCCGGTCGAGGAGACCTGGGGCGCGATGGCGGAGCTGGTCCAGGCCGGAAAGGTACGGGCGTTGGGGCTGTGCGCGGTGGGCGCGCGCTCCGGGCGGCGGCCGGGGGCCCGGCTGCACGACGCGACGGTCCGGCAGTTGCAGCGGGTGCAGCAGGTCTTCCCGGTGAGCGCGGTGCAGGCGGAGCTGTCGGTGTGGTCGCCGGAGGCGCTGGAGACGCTGCTGCCGTGGTGCGAGGCGCGCGGCGTCGGTTTCCTGGCGGCGATGCCGCTCGGCAACGGCTTCCTGACCGGCACGCTCACACCCGGCGAGGGCTTCGAACCGGACGACGTCCGGGCCCGTCACCCCCGCTTCACGGCCGAGATGATGGCCGCGAACCAGCCGATCGTGGCCGGTCTGCGCCGGGTGGCGCGCCGCCATGGCGAGGACATCACACCCGCCCAGGTGTCCCTGGCATGGGTGCTGGCCCAGGGACGCCATGCGGTCGCGGTGCCGGGCGCCAAGCAGGAGCGCTGGGTGGCGGAGAACGCGGCGGCGGCCGGGGTGGGGCTCACGGCGCGGGACCTGGCGGAGGTGGCGGAGCTGCCGGGGGCGCAGGGGTCCTGGGACTGA